Proteins from one Bradyrhizobium amphicarpaeae genomic window:
- a CDS encoding tripartite tricarboxylate transporter permease, with the protein MEAFGLLLHGFAVLLTWKTLVLMMVGLVLGIFVGVLPGLGGPNGVAILLPLTFTMDPTSAIVMLSCIYWGALFGGAITSILFNIPGEAWSVATTFDGYPMAQQGRAAEALTAAFTSSFIGSLVAVLLITFLAPMISSFALKFGPPEFFAVYLLTFCSFVGLGREAKHKTVISMSLGLLLAGIGMDTVSGNLRMTFGSSELLRGINFLVAVIGLFGISEILLTMEERLALRGHAASISLRVVLGVWKDLPKYWATLLRSSFIGCWLGITPGGAIAASFMGYNLAKRFSKDPESFGKGRIEGVFAPETAAHASGTAALLPMLALGIPGSGTAAILLGGLMVWGLNPGPLLFVEHKDFVWGLIASMYLGNVVGLVLVLTTVPVFASILRVPFAAVAPMIVVSCAIGAYAIQNAMFDIWLMLGFGVVGYVFKKIGIPLAPFTLALVLGNRAEDAFRLSMIGSGGDLKVFWSNGLVGSITTLAIVLLFWPVIDGLLARVGLTQRAKATSP; encoded by the coding sequence ATGGAAGCTTTCGGTCTCCTGCTCCACGGCTTTGCCGTCCTGCTGACGTGGAAGACGCTCGTGCTGATGATGGTCGGGCTGGTGCTCGGCATCTTCGTCGGCGTGTTGCCCGGCCTCGGCGGCCCCAACGGCGTCGCGATCCTGCTGCCGCTGACCTTCACGATGGATCCGACCTCGGCGATCGTGATGCTGTCCTGCATCTATTGGGGCGCGCTGTTCGGCGGCGCGATCACCTCGATCCTGTTCAACATTCCCGGCGAAGCCTGGTCGGTCGCGACCACCTTCGACGGCTATCCGATGGCGCAGCAGGGCAGGGCGGCGGAGGCGCTGACCGCGGCGTTCACGTCCTCCTTCATCGGCTCGCTGGTCGCGGTGCTCCTGATCACCTTCCTGGCACCGATGATCTCGTCCTTTGCGCTGAAGTTCGGTCCGCCCGAGTTCTTCGCGGTGTATCTGCTCACCTTCTGCTCCTTTGTCGGTCTCGGCCGTGAGGCCAAGCACAAGACCGTCATCTCGATGTCGCTGGGGCTGCTGCTCGCCGGCATCGGCATGGACACGGTGTCGGGAAATCTGCGCATGACCTTCGGCTCGTCCGAGCTGCTTCGCGGCATCAACTTCCTGGTCGCGGTCATCGGCCTGTTCGGCATCAGCGAGATCCTGCTGACGATGGAGGAGCGGCTGGCGCTGCGCGGGCACGCCGCAAGCATTTCGCTGCGCGTCGTGCTCGGCGTCTGGAAGGACCTGCCGAAATACTGGGCGACGCTGCTGCGCTCCTCCTTCATCGGCTGCTGGCTCGGCATCACCCCCGGCGGCGCGATCGCGGCGTCCTTCATGGGCTACAACCTCGCCAAGCGCTTCTCGAAGGATCCCGAGAGCTTCGGCAAGGGCCGCATCGAGGGCGTGTTCGCGCCCGAGACGGCGGCGCATGCCTCCGGCACCGCGGCGTTGCTGCCGATGCTGGCGCTTGGCATTCCCGGCTCGGGCACTGCGGCGATCCTGCTCGGCGGCCTGATGGTGTGGGGGCTCAATCCCGGTCCGCTGCTGTTCGTCGAGCACAAGGATTTCGTCTGGGGCCTGATCGCCTCGATGTATCTCGGCAATGTCGTCGGCCTCGTGCTGGTGCTGACGACGGTGCCGGTCTTCGCCTCGATCCTTCGCGTGCCGTTCGCCGCGGTGGCGCCGATGATCGTGGTGTCCTGCGCCATCGGTGCCTACGCGATCCAGAATGCGATGTTCGACATCTGGCTGATGCTCGGTTTCGGCGTGGTCGGCTACGTCTTCAAGAAGATCGGCATTCCGCTGGCGCCGTTCACACTCGCGCTCGTGCTCGGCAATCGCGCCGAAGATGCCTTCCGCCTGTCGATGATCGGCTCCGGTGGCGACCTCAAGGTGTTCTGGTCGAACGGCCTGGTCGGCTCGATCACGACGCTGGCGATCGTGCTGCTGTTCTGGCCGGTGATCGATGGCTTGCTGGCCCGCGTCGGACTGACGCAGCGGGCAAAGGCGACGTCGCCGTAA